One genomic window of Micropterus dolomieu isolate WLL.071019.BEF.003 ecotype Adirondacks linkage group LG06, ASM2129224v1, whole genome shotgun sequence includes the following:
- the chmp5a gene encoding charged multivesicular body protein 5 yields MNRIFGRGKPKAPPPNLSDCIGSVDARSESIEKKIGRLDAELVKYKDQMKKMRDGPSKNMVKQKAMRVLKQKRMYEGQREQLAQQSFNMEQANYTIQTLKDTKTTVEAMKIGAKEMKRAYKDVKLDQIDDLQDQLEDMMEDANEVQEALSRSYGTPEIDEDDLEAELDALGDELLLDDDSSYLDEAAAAPSIPEGIPSDSKTNKDGVLVDEFGLPQIPAT; encoded by the exons ATGAACAGAATATTCGGACGCGGAAAGCCGAAAGCGCCTCCTCCTAATCTGTCGGACTGTATCGGCAGT GTGGATGCCAGGTCTGAGTCCATAGAAAAGAAGATTGGCAGGCTAGATGCTGAACTTGTGAAGTACAAGGATCAGATGAAAAAGATGAGAGATGGGCCCTCGAAG AACATGGTGAAACAGAAGGCGATGAGAGTCCTGAAGCAAAAGAGAAT GTATGAAGGTCAAAGAGAGCAGCTGGCTCAGCAGTCTTTTAACATGGAGCAGGCAAATTACACAATCCAGACATTAAAGGACACCAAAACAACA GTGGAGGCCATGAAGATTGGTGCAAAGGAAATGAAAAGGGCTTACAAGGACGTCAAACTTGATCAGATTGAC GATTTACAAGACCAGCTGGAGGACATGATGGAGGACGCCAACGAGGTACAAGAGGCCCTGAGCCGCAGCTACGGCACTCCAGAGATAGATGAGGATGATCTTGAAGCAG AGCTGGATGCACTGGGTGATGAGCTGCTGCTGGATGATGACAGCTCCTACCTGGACGAGGCCGCTGCTGCCCCGTCTATCCCTGAGGGAATCCCCAGTGACAGCAAGACTAACAAG GATGGTGTTTTGGTGGATGAGTTCGGCCTGCCACAGATTCCTGCCACATAA
- the oprk1 gene encoding kappa-type opioid receptor: protein MESSVVHIYKEDRCPTGQPGECIPNFTWQPVLSDIFNYTPNGTWDAEPEPMSPIIPIIVAVYSVVFVVGLAGNCLVMYVIIRYTKMKTATNIYIFNLAVADALVTTTMPFQSADYLLSSWPFGKVACKVFISIDYYNMFTSIFTLTMMSVDRYVAVCHPIKALDFRTPVKAKIINVIIWVLSSAAGIPAMILGSTKTNNGTTECALQFPEPYMYWDTLMKICVFIFGFVAPVIIITVCYTLMVMRLKSVRLLSGSREKDRNLRRITRLVLVVVAVFVVCWTPIHIFILVKALSANVPETTAVMAAYFFCVALGYTNSSLNPILYAFLDENFKRCFRDFCCPGAKGHGDCQGVSRVRSTLRDHSCPTEARGDMRQARPV from the exons atggagagCAGCGTGGTGCACATTTACAAAGAGGACAGGTGTCCCACGGGACAACCGGGGGAGTGCATCCCAAACTTCACCTGGCAACCCGTCTTATCGGACATCTTCAACTACACACCCAACGGCACCTGGGACGCAGAACCCGAGCCCATGTCGCCCATCATCCCCATTATAGTCGCGGTGTACTCGGTGGTGTTTGTGGTGGGCTTGGCCGGCAATTGTTTGGTGATGTATGTCATCATTAG ATAcaccaaaatgaaaacagcCACCAACATCTACATCTTTAACCTTGCTGTGGCTGACGCTCTGGTCACCACAACAATGCCCTTTCAGAGCGCCGACTACTTGCTCAGCTCCTGGCCATTTGGCAAGGTGGCGTGCAAAGTCTTCATCTCCATCGATTATTACAATATGTTCACCAGCATCTTCACTTTGACCATGATGAGCGTGGACCGCTACGTGGCCGTGTGCCACCCCATCAAGGCCCTGGATTTCCGCACACCCGTCAAGGCCAAGATCATCAATGTGATCATCTGGGTGCTGTCGTCCGCCGCTGGGATCCCTGCCATGATACTTGGCAGCACAAAGACAAATAACG GGACTACTGAGTGTGCCCTACAGTTCCCGGAACCCTACATGTACTGGGACACCCTGATGAAGATCTGTGTCTTTATCTTTGGCTTTGTGGCAcctgtcatcatcatcacagtTTGCTACACACTGATGGTCATGCGGCTGAAGAGCGTGCGCCTGCTGTCGGGCTCACGCGAGAAGGACCGCAACCTCCGCCGGATCACTCGTCTGGTGCTGGTGGTGGTCGCCGTCTTTGTGGTGTGCTGGACGCCCATCCACATCTTTATCTTAGTCAAGGCTCTGTCAGCCAACGTGCCCGAGACCACTGCCGTCATGGCTGCTTACTTCTTCTGTGTGGCGCTGGGCTACACCAACAGCAGCCTCAACCCTATCCTCTATGCCTTCCTGGATGAGAACTTCAAGAGGTGCTTCAGGGACTTTTGCTGCCCCGGCGCAAAAGGACACGGAGACTGTCAGGGGGTGAGCCGGGTGAGGAGCACACTGCGGGACCACTCGTGTCCCACAGAGGCCCGGGGAGATATGAGGCAAGCCAGGCCCGTATGA